The following proteins are encoded in a genomic region of Triticum dicoccoides isolate Atlit2015 ecotype Zavitan chromosome 1B, WEW_v2.0, whole genome shotgun sequence:
- the LOC119308311 gene encoding uncharacterized protein LOC119308311 produces the protein MPAGSTKTRFGRCPYCRAMICQSSTAAIYYCTKCRTPIRGKNTEPTDDETDNALSSLEILSAVDTESVFSDELEGSSTQPSVIDVDGDQPPFSCGYNSNSDANSQGIAAASSPSPCRGFGSARTGKPRSNSFLPRGVEDGLVGSDGQDEVRVPANSRVDALRASSRRTRRASSASDPSILRRRDFSVSDPEEASRNASSGQQLRQSALSSRELRTSASVSAATASPLTDPAFQRDLLHALDKLRGMIANIELQPRSASGGSGAVTRRDSRLFRRLESRLAEELPADDAAARGPRQNGYSSTGSASWSSSASSSSGRGERRAARPRRRRHCLPVLGGAPFVVCGGCSELLHAPTSAVPSRRRGNVRLRCGGCEEVLEVALPAAAGIAGPARLTSGVSGSGELERAASRSGGKQQVPLLLHRALGYDSMSQLMQSRRY, from the exons atgcCGGCCGGGAGCACGAAGACGCGGTTCGGCCGGTGCCCGTACTGCCGCGCCATGATCTGCCAGAGCAGCACCGCCGCCATCTACTACTGCACCAAATGCCGCACTCCGATCCGAG GCAAGAACACGGAGCCGACGGACGATGAAACGGACAACGCTCTAAGCAGTCTGGAGATCCTCTCGGCCGTCGACACCGAGTCGGTCTTCTCCGACGAGCTCGAGGGTTCCTCTACGCAGCCCTCGGTCATCGACGTCGACGGCGACCAGCCTCCGTTCTCGTGCGGCTACAATTCCAACTCCGATGCCAACAGCCAGGGGATTGCGGCTGCTTCCTCGCCGTCGCCGTGCAGAGGCTTCGGTTCAGCACGGACCGGCAAACCTCGGAGCAATAGCTTCCTACCTCGGGGCGTCGAAGACGGCCTCGTTGGCTCGGATGGACAGGACGAGGTTCGAGTACCGGCGAACAGTCGCGTCGATGCGCTCCGAGCGTCGTCTCGGCGGACGAGGCGGGCGTCGAGCGCTTCCGACCCGAGCATTCTGCGTCGACGGGACTTCTCTGTCTCCGATCCTGAGGAGGCGTCAAGAAACGCGTCGTCCGGGCAGCAGCTCCGGCAATCAGCGCTGAGCTCTAGGGAGCTCAGGACGTCTGCCAGCGTGTCCGCTGCCACTGCGTCGCCCCTGACGGACCCGGCGTTCCAAAGGGACCTGCTGCACGCGCTGGACAAGCTCCGGGGCATGATCGCCAACATCGAGCTGCAGCCGCGGTCGGCGAGCGGCGGGAGCGGGGCGGTGACGCGGCGCGACTCTCGTTTGTTCCGGCGGCTGGAGTCGCGGCTCGCGGAGGAGCTTCCCGCCGACGACGCTGCGGCACGTGGCCCGCGCCAGAACGGTTACTCGAGCACCGGCTCTGCTTCGtggtcgtcgtcggcgtcgtcgtccAGCGGACGGGGCGAGCGGCGGGCGGCGAGGCCGCGGAGGAGGCGCCACTGCCTCCCGGTCCTGGGGGGCGCGCCGTTCGTCGTCTGCGGCGGGTGCTCCGAGCTTCTCCATGCGCCCACGTCGGCGGTGCCGTCCAGGAGGAGGGGAAACGTCAGGCTGCGGTGCGGCGGGTGCGAGGAAGTGCTCGAGGTGGCGCTTCCCGCGGCCGCGGGTATCGCTGGCCCGGCGCGCCTGACGAGCGGGGTGTCCGGGTCAGGTGAGCTGGAACGCGCGGCGAGCAGGAGCGGCGGCAAGCAGCAGGTGCCGTTGCTGCTGCACCGCGCGCTGGGGTACGACTCGATGAGCCAGCTTATGCAGAGCCGGCGGTACTAA